A genomic window from Lotus japonicus ecotype B-129 chromosome 1, LjGifu_v1.2 includes:
- the LOC130728157 gene encoding uncharacterized protein LOC130728157, protein MSFFQGIIDSFNSIFTPEPDHNHNLNPSSSSSSSPMEASPSPSPSSSVSNERVAYKLKGYFDLATQEIDKAVRAEEWGLVDDALLHYRNAQKILVEANSTPVPSFITSSEKQKVQSYRQKISKWQGQVSERLQTLSRRAGSSSANQSTSNIAPTAAAPVKRPNTTKNVAPKYPQRIGQVKVGSPNSSQAPGVNSDTKLVEMINTAIVDRSPSVRWEDVAGLEKAKQALMEMVILPTKRRDLFTGLRRPARGLLLFGPPGNGKTMLAKAVASESEATFFNVSAASLTSKWVGEGEKLVRTLFMVAISRQPSVIFIDEIDSIMSTRVANENEASRRLKSEFLIQFDGVTSNPDDIVIVIGATNKPQEIDDAVLRRLVKRIYIPLPDENVRRRMLKHKLKGQAYSLPSRDLEMLVKETEGYSGSDLQALCEEAAMMPIRELGADILNVKANQVRGLRYEDFKKAMSVIRPSLNKSKWEELERWNEEFGSN, encoded by the exons ATGAGTTTCTTCCAGGGAATCATTGATTCTTTCAATTCCATCTTCACTCCTGAACCTGATCACAATCACAATCTcaacccttcttcttcttcttcttcttcaccaatggaagcttctccttctccttctccttcttcttcggtTTCCAACGAACGCGTCGCTTACAAGCTCAAAGGCTACTTCGATTTGGCCACGCAAGAGATCGACAAGGCCGTTCGAGCCGAAGAGTGGGGCTTGGTCGACGATGCTCTTCTTCACTACAGGAACGCACAGAAGATCCTCGTTGAAGCTAATTCTACTCCTGTTCCTTCTTTCATCACTTCCAG TGAAAAGCAGAAGGTGCAATCGTATCGTCAAAAGATATCAAAATGGCAGGGCCAAGTTTCTGAGAGATTACAGACTCTCAGTAGACGAGCAG GTAGCTCATCTGCCAATCAG AGCACCTCAAACATTGCACCAACTGCTGCAGCTCCGGTGAAACGACCAAATACTACAAAAAATGTAGCACCAAAGTATCCCCAAAGAATAGGTCAAGTGAAAGTTGGAAGCCCCAATTCTAGTCAGGCACCTGGTGTAAATAGTGACACAAAACTCGTTGAAATGATTAACACTGCCATAGTAGATAGAAGTCCTTCTGTTAGATGGGAAGACGTTG CTGGACTTGAAAAGGCGAAGCAAGCTTTAATGGAGATGGTTATTTTGCCAACTAAGAGAAGAGACTTGTTCACTGGTCTTAGAAGGCCAGCTAGGG GTTTGCTTCTCTTTGGTCCGCCTGGTAATGGAAAGACAATGCTTGCCAAAGCGGTGgcttcagaatcagaagcaaCATTTTTTAATGTCTCAGCAGCTTCCTTGACATCAAAATGG GTGGGTGAAGGTGAAAAGCTTGTCCGGACACTATTCATGGTAGCTATATCCAGACAGCCATCTGTAATTTTCATTGATGAG ATTGATAGTATAATGTCAACAAGGGTGGCAAATGAAAATGAGGCCAGCAGACGCTTAAAATCTGAATTCCTTATCCAGTTTGATGGGGTGACATCCAATCCTGATGATATTGTGATTGTAATTG GTGCGACCAATAAGCCACAAGAAATTGATGATGCAGTTCTTAGGAGACTG GTAAAGAGAATATACATACCTTTACCAGATGAAAATGTTCGGAGACGTATGCTAAAACACAAACTCAAGGGTCAAGCATACTCATTACCTA GTAGAGATCTAGAGATGCTTGTAAAAGAGACAGAAG GATATTCAGGAAGTGATCTACAAGCCTTGTGTGAAGAAGCTGCAATGATGCCAATTAGAGAGCTAGGTGCTGACATTCTTAATGTGAAGGCAAATCAG GTAAGAGGACTGAGGTATGAGGATTTCAAGAAAGCAATGTCTGTCATCAGACCAAGCTTAAACAAGAGTAAATGGGAAGAGCTTGAGCGTTGGAATGAGGAGTTTGGTTCCAATTGA